From one Candidatus Zixiibacteriota bacterium genomic stretch:
- the ruvA gene encoding Holliday junction branch migration protein RuvA: MISQISGKINHLTEDAVTLENDGIYYELMIPSGLYNSLKSLQAEANPITLHTIYYIEAGDMKSYHYPRLVGFTNLVDKEFFQAFTTVSGLGVKKALKSLTLPIRDIATAIETKDAATLTRLPGLGRRLAEKVIAELSGKMARFALAKGEEPLSTPQKEKENFVLEALEVLLQLQYRRAEAESMIDKAMKANPRINGTEELITAIFNLEASLRKGVAR; encoded by the coding sequence ATGATTTCTCAAATCAGCGGAAAAATAAATCATCTTACCGAGGACGCGGTCACTCTCGAGAATGACGGCATCTATTATGAACTGATGATACCTTCGGGACTTTACAACTCTCTCAAGAGCCTGCAGGCGGAAGCTAATCCGATTACCCTGCACACCATTTATTACATCGAAGCCGGCGATATGAAAAGTTACCATTACCCCCGTCTGGTCGGATTCACCAATCTGGTTGACAAAGAATTCTTTCAGGCTTTCACGACGGTATCCGGGCTGGGGGTAAAGAAGGCGCTCAAATCTCTGACGCTTCCGATTCGCGATATAGCCACGGCCATTGAGACCAAGGATGCCGCAACGTTGACTCGCCTGCCGGGGCTGGGACGACGTCTGGCGGAAAAAGTGATTGCGGAACTCTCTGGAAAAATGGCACGTTTCGCGCTGGCGAAAGGGGAGGAGCCGCTTTCGACTCCTCAGAAAGAGAAAGAAAATTTCGTCCTGGAAGCGCTGGAGGTTTTGCTGCAACTGCAGTACCGTCGCGCCGAAGCCGAGAGTATGATTGACAAGGCAATGAAAGCCAACCCGCGGATAAATGGCACCGAAGAGCTGATAACGGCGATATTTAATCTTGAAGCGAGCCTGCGGAAAGGCGTTGCCCGATGA
- the ruvB gene encoding Holliday junction branch migration DNA helicase RuvB, with protein MSRERIISGESISPEEESFILSLRPKLLNEYIGQKKLKDKLKVSLEAAKKRREACEHILFYGPPGLGKTTLAHIIANEMGSRLVATSGPSLSRTGDLMGILTNLGDGDILFIDEIHRLSPTIEEFIYPAMEDFKVDFVVDKGAFAKVINIPLKHFTLIGATTRAGLLSPPLRDRFGLYYHIDFYPADELKEIITRSAHLLEVSISDDAAVEISRRSRGTPRVANRLLRRVRDFASVKGDGTIDLATAGKALDSEGVDNLGLDSLDRKFLKIIIDYYKGGPVGIEALGATLNEEIDTLVDMVEPYLLKIGFLQRTRRGRMVSQDACKHLGVKLDIEDQANLFEE; from the coding sequence ATGAGCCGCGAAAGAATCATTTCGGGCGAAAGCATCTCTCCCGAAGAGGAATCATTCATCCTCTCACTGCGTCCCAAGCTTCTTAATGAGTATATTGGACAGAAGAAGTTAAAGGATAAACTTAAAGTATCGCTTGAAGCCGCCAAAAAACGCCGGGAGGCTTGCGAACATATCTTATTCTATGGCCCGCCCGGATTGGGGAAGACTACATTGGCGCATATTATCGCCAATGAGATGGGAAGCCGCCTGGTGGCGACCTCCGGTCCCTCGCTTAGTCGGACCGGCGATTTAATGGGGATTTTGACCAATCTGGGGGATGGTGATATTCTATTTATTGACGAAATCCATCGGCTCTCGCCGACCATTGAGGAGTTTATCTATCCGGCAATGGAGGATTTCAAAGTTGACTTTGTCGTCGATAAGGGCGCCTTCGCCAAAGTTATAAATATTCCCCTCAAGCATTTCACCCTTATTGGCGCCACTACTCGCGCCGGACTTCTGTCACCGCCGCTTCGCGACCGCTTTGGGCTGTATTACCATATCGATTTCTATCCGGCCGATGAACTCAAAGAAATCATTACTCGTTCGGCGCATTTGCTGGAGGTCTCTATCAGTGATGATGCCGCTGTCGAAATCTCTCGCCGCTCCCGCGGCACTCCCCGGGTCGCCAATCGTCTTCTGCGACGAGTCCGCGATTTCGCATCGGTAAAAGGTGATGGAACTATTGACCTGGCAACCGCCGGCAAAGCGCTCGACTCCGAGGGGGTCGATAATCTTGGACTCGATTCGCTTGACCGAAAATTTTTGAAAATAATTATAGATTATTATAAAGGGGGACCGGTCGGGATTGAAGCCTTAGGGGCGACTTTGAATGAAGAAATCGACACGCTGGTTGATATGGTCGAGCCGTACCTGCTGAAAATCGGTTTCCTCCAGCGCACCCGTCGCGGCCGTATGGTTTCGCAGGATGCCTGCAAACATCTGGGCGTCAAACTCGATATCGAAGACCAGGCAAATTTATTTGAAGAATAG